Genomic window (Candidatus Methylacidiphilales bacterium):
GAGGACCGACATCAACGGACTGGTGTCGTACTTCATGAACAAATGGCGTACGAGAAATGCCGGCGGCCCCGGAAAAATCTCGGAAGATGCCCTCAAGCTTTTGGAGTCTTACAATTGGCCCGGCAACGTGCGCGAGCTTGAGAATTGCATCCAGCGCGCCATGGTGCTCGTCTCCGGCGACACAATTACACCGAAGGATCTTCCACCCGAAGTTGCAGGGTCCGCTGCCCCGCCCGGATCGTCCGGCACAACATCAGCGTCGGCGGAACCCGTGTCTGTCGGCGCCACGCTGGACGACGCCTTCAGGACCCTGTTTGAGACCGTCAGACAGGACCCGAAATTGAAGCTGCTTCCGGCCATGGAACGCGAATTCATTGTTCGTTCGCTGGATCTAACTTCGGGGAACCAGGTGCAGGCGGCGAAAATGCTCGGCATTACCCGCGCCACCCTGCGCAAACGGGTGGAAAAATTCGGCATTCAGAAAAAGTTGCAAATTGATTAGCGCCAGCCCGGATGTTTCACCCGCTTCTGAAAAGCCCTGCAAAGTGTCTTGCCAAAAGACCTGGCAAAATCAGGGGTGCACCCACATCCGGGCTAAAAGCGGAATACTGAAAGCTCGCCGTTTCAAACGGGCAGCGCTGCCTGCTTCAGGTGTTTGCCCAAGAGCGCCTTGAGTTCATTGAGACAAAAGGGTTTGCTGATAAATTCCAAAGCCCCCAGCTTTTTGGCACGGGTTAGCTCCCGGGGGCCGGGCAGGGCTGACATGAAAATAAACGGGATTTGCTTCAAGCCGGGTATGCCGTGCAGCATCTCGCAGAATTCAAGGCCGTTGAGTTCGGGCATATTGACATCGCAAAGGATCAGGTCGGGTTGAAATTTCTCCACCAATTCGAGGGCCTGGGAACCGTCGTGTGTACAACAAACATCAAAGTCTTGCATCGAAAAATAACTTTCGAGAACTTGAAGCAGGGCCGCCTCGTCATCCACGATCAACAGCTTGTGATTCGCTGCTCTGGATTCCTCACTCACACCCATTACACTACCTTTGTAGAGGTGTTCGTTTCAACAAAAAACCACGATGCTTGCCCCTGTGGAGCAGGATTTATTCGTTGTTTTACTCCAGCGACTGAGAAGGTTGCGCCAGAAAAGAGAGCTAACCCAGGAGGCTTTTGCCGAAAAAGCCCAGGTTTCCTATAAATATTACCAGGCCATCGAGGGAGGCCGGAAACGCGACCTGAGGCTTTCGACCCTGGCCAAGCTGGCCGCAGCCCACGGGATCAGCCTGTCGGAGCTCCTGGATTTTCCCCGGCCTGTAATGACAGCCCGCGTGGCGGACAAAGCAACCCAATACCGCTTCAAAAAGAACGGTCCCAAGCCGAAATAATTCAGTTAAAGCCTATTTCCCTGCACGCGGCTGGGATTCCGTCCTGCTTGGCCGACGTTGTGGCATACAGAACCTGGGCTTCCGCCGGCAACAAGCTCCAGAAGTGGGCACGGCGCTCGGGGTCCAGGTCCGTAAGCGCATCATCGATCAACAGCATCGGCCAGACGCCCCGGTTTTCCCGAATGAGCTGGATTTCCAATAGCCTGAAAGCCAGCGCCGCCGATTTGACCTGGCCTTCGGACCCATAGTCGCGCAGCGGCTTGTCGAAAAGCGAAAGAAGCCAGTCATCGCGATGCGGACCCAAGCACGCTGTGCCTCGCTCCCGTTCCTTCTGCCAGAGAGCATCGCGCGAAAGAGCCAGATGCCGCGGGATGGCGGGCTCAAAACGAATCTCTGCGCTTTCCTCGCGGCCGGTCAAGTCGCAATAATACCGCGCGAGCAAGGGGGCGGCCTTTTCGGTGAACTCCAATCGAAAGCCATGAATTTCACGGCTCGCTTGCTCTAATTGACGGGTCAATCCCGTCCAGATCGCGCGGCTTGGGTCCTGCTGGCGGAGCAGTGCGTTTTTTTGTTTCAGCAAAAGCTGGCATTTCTGGATCAGGGAAAGATAGGGCGTGTGCATGGAGGACAAAAGGCCGTCCACCCATTGGCGACGCGCCTGAGCCCCGCCCTGGACAATCTGCCGGTCGTTGTTTTGAAACACCACGCACGGCGAACGGCCCCAAAATTCCCGGATCGTCAGATTTTCCGACCGGTCAACGGCAAGGTTGCGTTCGTTTTCGCCCCACTCGATTTTCAGTTTCTGAAAGTCCGTGTTCTTGAACCAGCCTGCGACGCCGAATTGCTCGCAACCCCAGTGGATCAGC
Coding sequences:
- a CDS encoding response regulator — protein: MSEESRAANHKLLIVDDEAALLQVLESYFSMQDFDVCCTHDGSQALELVEKFQPDLILCDVNMPELNGLEFCEMLHGIPGLKQIPFIFMSALPGPRELTRAKKLGALEFISKPFCLNELKALLGKHLKQAALPV
- a CDS encoding helix-turn-helix transcriptional regulator; its protein translation is MLAPVEQDLFVVLLQRLRRLRQKRELTQEAFAEKAQVSYKYYQAIEGGRKRDLRLSTLAKLAAAHGISLSELLDFPRPVMTARVADKATQYRFKKNGPKPK
- the recF gene encoding DNA replication and repair protein RecF (All proteins in this family for which functions are known are DNA-binding proteins that assist the filamentation of RecA onto DNA for the initiation of recombination or recombinational repair.), yielding MLVRLHILNFRCHADLELPELSQFNVLAGANGRGKTSVLEAVYMLSRCRSFRTHQTRELIHWGCEQFGVAGWFKNTDFQKLKIEWGENERNLAVDRSENLTIREFWGRSPCVVFQNNDRQIVQGGAQARRQWVDGLLSSMHTPYLSLIQKCQLLLKQKNALLRQQDPSRAIWTGLTRQLEQASREIHGFRLEFTEKAAPLLARYYCDLTGREESAEIRFEPAIPRHLALSRDALWQKERERGTACLGPHRDDWLLSLFDKPLRDYGSEGQVKSAALAFRLLEIQLIRENRGVWPMLLIDDALTDLDPERRAHFWSLLPAEAQVLYATTSAKQDGIPAACREIGFN